In Planctomycetota bacterium, the following proteins share a genomic window:
- a CDS encoding DUF1080 domain-containing protein, which translates to MTRTLLLVLTAAAATQADDGFVPLFNGKDLSGWVQRGGQAKYRVEDGAIVGSSVPNTPNSFLCTEKEYGDFILELEFKVDPALNSGVQIRSQCFEEAREVEIGGKKFKIPAGRVHGYQVEIDPSPRAFSGGIYDEGRRGWLADLKNNEAARKAFKPGEWNAFRIECRGNSIRTFINGVPAADLKDDVTPKGFIALQVHGVGKRTEPLEVRWRNLRIKELR; encoded by the coding sequence ATGACGCGCACGCTCCTGCTGGTCCTGACCGCGGCGGCCGCGACGCAGGCCGACGACGGCTTCGTCCCTCTCTTCAACGGCAAGGACCTCTCCGGGTGGGTCCAGCGGGGCGGACAGGCCAAATACCGCGTCGAGGACGGCGCCATCGTGGGCTCCTCCGTGCCGAATACCCCGAACTCCTTCCTCTGCACCGAAAAGGAATACGGGGACTTCATCCTGGAACTGGAATTCAAGGTGGACCCGGCCCTCAACTCCGGAGTCCAGATCCGCAGCCAGTGCTTCGAGGAGGCCCGCGAAGTGGAAATCGGCGGCAAGAAATTCAAGATCCCCGCCGGCCGCGTCCACGGGTATCAGGTCGAAATCGACCCTTCCCCGCGCGCCTTCAGCGGGGGCATTTATGACGAAGGCCGCCGGGGCTGGCTGGCCGACCTCAAGAACAACGAGGCCGCCCGCAAGGCCTTCAAGCCGGGCGAATGGAACGCGTTCCGCATCGAGTGCCGCGGGAACTCGATCCGGACCTTCATCAACGGAGTCCCCGCGGCCGATCTCAAGGACGACGTCACGCCCAAGGGCTTCATCGCCCTCCAGGTCCACGGTGTCGGAAAGCGGACGGAGCCCCTCGAGGTCCGCTGGCGGAACCTTCGAATCAAGGAACTTCGGTAG
- a CDS encoding GNAT family N-acetyltransferase has product MSQVIVEPVRDRAAREEFLRLPWRLYAEDPNWVPPLLASERKILDPRRNPFWANAEAEHFLARREGRAVGRISAILNRRHNEIRGESTGFWGYFECENDPETSGALFDRAADWLRARGLSRMLGPANPSLNDPCGLLVDGFQWPPFVLMNYNPLYYVRLVEGAGFRKAIDLWAYILVHNEIVRARVDRVAAQVRERGEIVLREIRPSRLDEELEIVQSIYNDAWEKNWGFVPMTEDEVRFVAGDLKAILLPELAYIAEIRGEPAGFAFALPNINLVLKRCNGSLWPFGWWYFLRFNLRKIPTFRLVALGVRRKYQNHGLGTLFYQKFIEVGLARGYRAAELSWVLENNDLMNRPIREMGGKPYKTYRLYEKPLSSPPPAGPDPR; this is encoded by the coding sequence ATGAGCCAAGTCATCGTCGAACCCGTCCGCGACCGCGCCGCCCGGGAGGAATTCCTGCGGCTCCCCTGGCGGCTCTACGCGGAGGACCCGAACTGGGTCCCGCCCCTTCTGGCCTCCGAACGCAAGATCCTCGACCCCCGCCGCAACCCGTTCTGGGCGAACGCCGAGGCGGAACACTTCCTCGCCCGGCGCGAGGGGCGCGCCGTGGGCCGCATCTCCGCGATCCTCAACCGCCGGCATAACGAGATCCGCGGGGAATCCACCGGCTTCTGGGGATACTTCGAATGCGAAAACGACCCCGAGACCTCCGGCGCCCTCTTCGACCGCGCGGCCGACTGGCTGCGCGCCCGGGGGCTCTCGCGCATGCTCGGACCCGCCAACCCCTCCCTCAACGACCCTTGCGGTCTCCTCGTGGACGGCTTCCAGTGGCCGCCCTTCGTCCTGATGAACTACAACCCGCTCTACTATGTCCGCCTCGTCGAAGGCGCCGGCTTCCGAAAGGCCATCGACCTCTGGGCGTACATCCTGGTCCACAACGAAATCGTCCGCGCCCGCGTCGATCGCGTGGCGGCCCAGGTCCGCGAACGCGGAGAGATCGTCCTGCGGGAGATCCGCCCGAGCCGCCTGGACGAGGAACTGGAGATCGTCCAGTCCATCTACAACGACGCCTGGGAGAAGAACTGGGGCTTCGTTCCCATGACCGAGGACGAGGTCCGCTTCGTCGCCGGGGACCTCAAGGCGATCCTCCTCCCGGAACTCGCCTACATCGCCGAAATCCGCGGAGAGCCCGCCGGCTTCGCCTTCGCGCTCCCGAACATCAACCTCGTCCTCAAACGCTGCAACGGCTCCCTCTGGCCGTTCGGATGGTGGTACTTCCTGCGCTTCAACCTGCGCAAGATCCCCACGTTCCGCCTCGTGGCTCTGGGCGTCCGTCGCAAGTACCAGAACCACGGTCTCGGAACCCTCTTCTACCAGAAGTTCATCGAGGTCGGCCTGGCCCGCGGCTACCGGGCGGCGGAGCTCTCCTGGGTGCTCGAGAACAACGACCTCATGAACCGTCCCATCCGGGAAATGGGCGGAAAACCCTACAAGACCTACCGACTGTACGAGAAACCCCTGTCCAGCCCGCCCCCCGCGGGGCCCGATCCGCGTTAA